The DNA window acgccgtatatgaaactggagaagaactgttcttaggaacatgcgacagtagaggtattggtggagttggcgtcctcgtcaacacgagtatggcaaagaacatcgactctgttgaacaacttacgacccgaatcggacgtctgcggatgagaagatgtggcccaatagcagctttgactatcttcgtcgtttacgctccaacatcaagctacgaagaagaagaagtcgaagctttctatatggacctggagaagttctaccaagaagatcataccttctacaaggtcatagttggcgatttcaacgctaaggttggcccaagaag is part of the Necator americanus strain Aroian chromosome V, whole genome shotgun sequence genome and encodes:
- a CDS encoding hypothetical protein (NECATOR_CHRV.G20601.T1) yields the protein MAICTYNAGTLTSEAAIEDLMMQARKIKYDVIGLTETRRRHLLNAVYETGEELFLGTCDSRGIGGVGVLVNTSMAKNIDSVEQLTTRIGRLRMRRCGPIAALTIFVVYAPTSSYEEEEVEAFYMDLEKFYQEDHTFYKVIVGDFNAKVGPRRTPEELHIGTHGLQ